Proteins encoded by one window of Mustelus asterias unplaced genomic scaffold, sMusAst1.hap1.1 HAP1_SCAFFOLD_79, whole genome shotgun sequence:
- the LOC144483814 gene encoding uncharacterized protein LOC144483814 produces MLTRQRARNSESSFTCSVCGKKFMCSSNLLAHQLDHIIQKPLQSSDSGDSVETSEEQAQHQLLHIDERPFSCSHCGKRFSQSSRLAEHQLLHTHERPFSCTHCGESFSDSVHLTEHQQVHTKDRPFSCSQCGKRFTQSSHCTVHQLVHSQKRHFKCFKCEKTFKRRISLLRHQGTHTGEKPYPCSVCGKRFAHSSHLLTHKRVHTGERPFLCSLCGKKFTRFSRLLTHKIHTGEKLFTCSVCGKEFTRSYYLLRHRRVHTGERPFLCSVCGKMFPCSSQLVMHERVHTGERPYACPVCGKAFASSQHLLRHRPVHTGERAFICSECGKAFTESSSLRTHRRTHTGEKPFSCSICGKRFTQSSDLLRHQYIHTGDRPFTCSVCGKGFIDSSCLQRHQRVHTGERPFTCSVCGKGYTQVSSLQRHQRVHTGTEPFACSLCGKGFTDPSRLQRHQRVHTGAKPFNCSMCGKGFNQYYSLLKHRRLHV; encoded by the exons ATGCTGACACGACAGCGAGCTCGCAACAGTGAgagttcattcacctgctccgtgtgtgggaagaaattcatgtgttcgtccaacctgctggctcaccaactcgatcacattattcagaagcctcttcaaagctctgactctGGGGACAGCGTTGAGACGTCTGAGGAACAGgcccaacaccagctccttcacattgacgagagaccgttcagctgctcccactgcgggaagaggttcagccagtcctcccgccttgcagagcaccagctccttcacacacacgagagaccgttcagctgcactcATTGTGGAGAGTCATTCAGTGactcagtgcatctcactgagcaccaacaagttcacaccaaggacaggccattcagctgctcccagtgtgggaagagattcactcagtcctcccactgcaccGTTCACCAACTGGTTCATTCTcagaagagacattttaaatgctttaaatgtgagaagaccttcaaaagaaggattagtctgctgagacaccagggcactcacaccggggagaagccgtacccctgttctgtttgtgggaagagatttgctcattcatctcatcttctgacacacaagcgagttcacactggggagaggcctttcctctgctccctgtgtgggaagaaattcactcGATTTTCACGCCTTTTGACACACaaga ttcacactggggagaagctgttcacctgctcggtgtgtgggaaggaattcactcggtcTTACTATCTTCTGaggcaccggcgagttcacactggggagaggccattcctctgctccgtgtgtgggaagatgtTTCCTTGTTCATCCCAGCTTGTGATGCACGAgcgtgttcacacaggggagaggccttaCGCTTGCCCTGTGTGCGGGAAAGCATTTGCTTCTTCACAACACCTGCTGAGACATCGGcctgttcacaccggggagagggcgttcatctgctccgagtgtgggaaggcttTCACCGAGTCATCCAGCCTCCGGACACACCGCCgcactcacacaggggagaagccgttctcctgctccatttgtggcaagagattcactcagtcgtctgacctgctgagacaccaatacattcacacaggggacaggccgttcacctgctctgtgtgtgggaagggattcattgattcatcctgcctgcagagacaccagcgagttcacaccggggagagaccgttcacctgctctgtgtgtgggaagggatacactcaggtatccagcctgcagagacaccagcgagttcacactgggacagAACCGTTCgcctgctccctgtgtgggaagggattcactgatccatcccgcctgcagagacaccagcgagttcacactggggcaaaacctttcaactgctccatgtgtgggaagggatttaatcagtattacagcctgctgaaacatagacgacttcatgtgtga